The Ornithinimicrobium faecis genome includes a window with the following:
- a CDS encoding PIN domain-containing protein: protein MLSLADCKVFRPVWQQSILDELERNYPKVAVRHRGADREEAIKEVAQVQASMARAFPDASLASDEWIPLVEKMTCAENDRHVLAVAVAGGATHVVTENTKDFPAASVPEGIKVIRVDAFLCQLLTADPETVLDAVQVMCDRYSRPTMTVAELAEKFATGHSAPRFGGRLRDAVEARS from the coding sequence TTGCTCAGCCTGGCCGACTGCAAAGTGTTCCGGCCCGTCTGGCAGCAATCGATCCTCGACGAACTTGAGCGCAACTACCCCAAGGTCGCGGTGCGTCACCGGGGCGCCGACCGCGAGGAGGCAATCAAGGAAGTTGCCCAAGTGCAGGCCAGCATGGCGAGGGCGTTTCCCGACGCGTCCCTAGCCAGCGACGAGTGGATCCCGTTGGTGGAGAAGATGACATGCGCCGAGAACGATCGGCACGTCCTTGCTGTCGCCGTGGCAGGGGGCGCCACCCACGTCGTCACGGAGAACACCAAAGATTTTCCGGCCGCATCGGTCCCTGAAGGCATCAAGGTCATCAGGGTGGATGCGTTCCTGTGCCAACTGCTCACCGCCGACCCTGAGACAGTCCTCGACGCCGTCCAGGTGATGTGCGACCGGTACAGCCGGCCCACCATGACCGTCGCCGAACTGGCTGAGAAGTTCGCAACCGGGCACAGCGCCCCGCGTTTTGGCGGCCGGCTGCGAGACGCGGTCGAAGCCCGTTCGTAG
- a CDS encoding AAA family ATPase gives MIIWVNGTHGAGKTTTSSLVQQLIPGSRVFDAEKVGETLMDITPGLPATDNFQHWAPWRPLVVETARHVIDYTGSTLVMPMTVLVEEYWREIASGLAQHNIPVRHFVLHADQDTLRDRIMDDRVMGPSAFRLKHLEAYADAASTWLHDEAKVIDTTHASPSEAAQQITEACQQGAQTPA, from the coding sequence GTGATCATCTGGGTGAACGGCACGCACGGAGCGGGCAAAACAACGACGAGTTCTCTGGTGCAACAGTTGATCCCGGGCTCGCGCGTGTTCGATGCTGAGAAGGTCGGCGAGACCCTCATGGACATCACCCCAGGCCTGCCTGCAACGGACAACTTCCAGCACTGGGCGCCGTGGCGGCCCCTCGTGGTTGAGACAGCGCGCCACGTGATCGACTACACCGGCAGCACGTTAGTGATGCCGATGACCGTCCTCGTGGAGGAGTACTGGCGGGAGATCGCCTCCGGCCTCGCCCAACACAACATCCCGGTGCGGCACTTCGTGCTCCACGCAGACCAGGACACTCTCCGCGACCGCATCATGGACGACCGGGTGATGGGCCCATCAGCCTTCCGCCTCAAGCACCTGGAAGCGTATGCCGACGCTGCCAGCACCTGGCTGCACGACGAGGCTAAGGTCATCGACACCACGCACGCCTCTCCTAGCGAGGCTGCCCAGCAGATCACTGAGGCGTGTCAGCAGGGCGCGCAAACACCTGCCTGA
- a CDS encoding acyl-CoA thioesterase, whose product MTSRVSVTRVVDWCDTDAAGHYHHSSVIRWVEAAENELHVQRGLLELFGVVPRVRYEVDYLDRLWFREEVVTELWVESLGRTSLVYGFEVTGPRGPAARGRMVCVNIGDRSGEVPAGADSPAVAWSDAERAALQGTVG is encoded by the coding sequence GTGACCTCGCGTGTCTCGGTGACCCGGGTCGTGGACTGGTGCGACACGGACGCCGCCGGGCACTATCACCACTCCAGCGTGATCCGCTGGGTCGAGGCCGCCGAGAACGAGCTGCACGTGCAGCGCGGGCTGCTCGAGCTGTTCGGCGTCGTGCCGCGCGTGCGCTATGAGGTCGACTATCTGGACCGCCTGTGGTTCCGCGAGGAAGTCGTCACCGAGCTGTGGGTGGAGTCGCTGGGCCGGACGTCGCTGGTCTATGGCTTTGAGGTGACCGGTCCGCGCGGGCCGGCCGCGCGTGGCCGGATGGTCTGCGTCAACATCGGGGACCGCTCTGGTGAGGTGCCCGCAGGTGCGGACTCGCCCGCGGTGGCCTGGTCGGACGCGGAGCGTGCAGCGCTGCAGGGGACTGTGGGCTGA
- a CDS encoding AMP-binding protein, translating into MPETELSPSAHVDTYCRDNLPARETWPEFHFDVPEVHYPDRLNVASVLLDDVIDSGGAGRRCIGAPDGTWWTYGDLRQHANRLAHVFVDELGLVPGNRVLLRGPNNPWLVAVWFAVLKAGGVVVPTMPMLRPKELAVIAEVGRFDLAVCDHRFTDDLLGAQIPELRTLTYGGAVEGLDDITQLAQGKDATFADVPTAADDVSMLAFTSGTTGRPKATMHFHRDILANADTFSRYVLRPEPDDIFIGTPPIAFTFGLGGLVIFPLRVGASTLLVEKATPGQLADLISEHGATICFTAPTAYKAMIAKDRVSQLTSLRRAVSAGEHLPKVTWEAFRDATGIALIDGIGSTEMLHIFISAADDDIRPGSTGRPVPGYRAKIVDKAGRDAPDGVPGRLAVQGPTGCRYLADERQAVYVHDGWNLTGDTFIRDEDGYFWFQARSDDMIVSSGYNISGTEVEEALMSHAGVVECAVVAAADDERGHVVKAYVVPASGREKLAEGVGEDALRKQLQDHVKGQIAPYKYPRQIEFVDALPRTSTGKVQRFRLRQEAGSGEAS; encoded by the coding sequence ATGCCGGAGACCGAACTTTCGCCGAGCGCGCACGTCGACACGTACTGTCGCGACAACCTTCCTGCGCGCGAGACCTGGCCCGAGTTCCACTTTGACGTCCCGGAGGTTCACTACCCCGATCGCCTCAACGTTGCCAGCGTCCTGCTCGACGACGTCATCGACTCCGGAGGAGCGGGCCGTCGCTGCATCGGCGCGCCGGACGGGACCTGGTGGACCTATGGCGACCTGCGTCAGCACGCCAACCGGTTGGCGCACGTCTTCGTCGACGAGCTCGGCTTGGTGCCCGGCAACCGCGTCCTGCTGCGCGGCCCCAACAACCCCTGGCTGGTCGCCGTGTGGTTCGCCGTCCTCAAGGCCGGCGGTGTGGTGGTCCCCACCATGCCGATGCTGCGGCCCAAGGAGCTGGCTGTCATCGCCGAGGTCGGCCGCTTCGACCTGGCGGTCTGCGACCATCGGTTCACCGACGACCTGCTCGGTGCCCAGATCCCCGAGTTGCGCACGCTGACCTACGGCGGTGCCGTGGAGGGTCTGGACGACATCACGCAGCTGGCGCAGGGCAAGGACGCCACCTTTGCGGATGTGCCAACGGCAGCCGATGACGTCTCGATGTTGGCGTTCACCTCGGGCACCACTGGTCGTCCCAAGGCGACCATGCACTTCCACCGGGACATCCTGGCCAACGCAGACACCTTCTCGCGCTATGTGCTGCGGCCAGAACCGGACGACATCTTCATCGGCACCCCGCCGATCGCTTTCACCTTCGGGCTGGGTGGCCTGGTGATCTTCCCGCTCCGCGTCGGTGCCAGCACCCTGCTGGTCGAGAAGGCCACCCCCGGCCAGTTGGCCGACCTGATCAGTGAGCACGGTGCGACGATCTGCTTCACCGCACCCACGGCATACAAGGCCATGATCGCCAAGGACCGGGTGAGCCAGCTGACCAGCCTGCGCCGCGCGGTCTCGGCGGGGGAGCACCTGCCCAAGGTGACCTGGGAGGCATTCCGGGACGCGACCGGCATCGCCCTGATCGACGGCATCGGCTCGACCGAGATGCTGCACATCTTCATCTCTGCCGCCGACGACGACATCCGCCCGGGCTCCACCGGCCGCCCGGTGCCGGGCTATCGCGCCAAGATCGTGGACAAGGCTGGCCGCGACGCGCCAGATGGTGTGCCGGGCCGGCTCGCGGTGCAGGGGCCGACCGGGTGTCGCTATCTCGCCGATGAACGGCAGGCCGTCTACGTCCACGACGGGTGGAACCTCACCGGCGACACCTTCATCCGGGACGAGGATGGCTATTTCTGGTTCCAGGCGCGCTCGGACGACATGATCGTCAGCTCCGGCTACAACATCTCCGGCACCGAGGTCGAGGAGGCCTTGATGTCCCACGCCGGGGTGGTGGAGTGCGCCGTGGTCGCCGCCGCAGACGACGAGCGTGGGCACGTCGTCAAGGCGTATGTCGTGCCGGCCAGTGGGCGCGAGAAGCTGGCTGAGGGGGTGGGTGAGGACGCGCTGCGCAAGCAGTTGCAGGACCACGTCAAGGGGCAGATCGCGCCCTACAAGTATCCCCGCCAGATTGAGTTCGTCGACGCGCTGCCACGCACCTCGACCGGCAAGGTGCAACGCTTCCGGCTGCGCCAGGAGGCTGGCTCGGGCGAGGCGTCGTGA
- a CDS encoding PaaX family transcriptional regulator, producing MTTVKGTTSTSGTDSGLRALIVTIYGLYAREVGGWLGVSTLIRLMAQLGVEEPAVRSSISRLKRRSILESERFDGRAGYSLSAQARSILDQGDRRIFGRRRAIPDEGWILAVFSVPESERRRRHTLRARLSWLGFGSVSAGVWIAPAHLQDEARDVLVREELAEYVDLFEARYLGFAAVTDEVSQWWDLASLDRLYQRFHDDYEPVLARWRSRRTKDDEGEAFADYIRVLTSWRRLPYLDPGLAPELLPRDWSGTTAADLFFALQRRLEGPAHRFVESAR from the coding sequence GTGACGACAGTCAAGGGCACAACATCCACCAGTGGCACCGATTCAGGCTTGCGCGCCCTGATCGTGACGATCTATGGCCTGTATGCCCGAGAGGTCGGCGGCTGGCTCGGTGTCTCCACACTCATCCGCCTGATGGCCCAGCTCGGTGTCGAGGAACCCGCGGTCCGCTCCTCGATCTCCCGCCTCAAGCGGCGCAGCATCCTGGAGTCGGAGCGCTTCGACGGCCGCGCCGGCTATTCCCTGTCGGCCCAGGCCCGGAGCATCCTGGATCAGGGTGACCGACGGATCTTTGGGCGCCGGCGCGCCATCCCGGATGAGGGGTGGATCCTCGCCGTCTTCAGCGTGCCCGAGTCCGAGCGGCGCCGGCGCCACACCCTGCGGGCGCGCCTGTCTTGGCTCGGCTTCGGCTCGGTCAGCGCAGGAGTCTGGATCGCTCCCGCCCACTTGCAGGACGAGGCCCGCGACGTGCTCGTGCGCGAGGAGCTCGCCGAGTATGTCGACCTCTTCGAGGCCCGCTATCTCGGCTTTGCTGCGGTCACCGACGAGGTGTCCCAGTGGTGGGACCTGGCGAGCCTGGACCGGCTCTATCAGCGGTTCCACGACGACTACGAGCCCGTCCTCGCCCGCTGGCGCTCACGGCGGACCAAGGACGACGAGGGTGAGGCCTTCGCCGACTACATCCGGGTCCTGACCTCCTGGCGCAGGCTGCCCTATCTGGACCCCGGGTTGGCCCCAGAGCTGCTGCCGCGCGACTGGTCAGGGACCACGGCAGCCGACCTGTTCTTTGCGTTGCAGCGCCGACTCGAGGGGCCGGCGCACCGTTTCGTTGAGAGCGCCCGCTGA
- a CDS encoding ABC transporter ATP-binding protein, protein MTADPILATRGLVSGYAGSRVLHEVDVAVPEGGVLTLLGRNGVGKSTLVNTIMGLVPPMAGSVRVAGQEVAGARPDAIARLGVGLVPQGRRVFAPLTVAEHLDIADRLGRKGEWTRARVIDLLPRLGERLGNRGDQLSGGEQQMLAIARALLTNPTVLLLDEPSDGLAPAVVQQVGEVVREVCAAGMSALVVEQNLRLGLSVADRVVVMQKGSVHWDASVDEFRRNRARAEQLLGI, encoded by the coding sequence ATGACCGCTGACCCGATTCTGGCCACCCGGGGACTTGTCTCGGGCTATGCCGGCTCCCGCGTGCTCCACGAGGTCGATGTCGCCGTGCCCGAGGGCGGGGTCCTGACTCTCCTGGGGCGCAACGGAGTTGGGAAGTCAACCCTGGTCAACACCATCATGGGGCTGGTGCCACCGATGGCCGGCTCCGTGCGGGTGGCGGGCCAGGAGGTCGCGGGCGCCAGACCGGATGCCATCGCCCGGCTCGGTGTGGGCCTGGTCCCACAGGGCCGACGGGTCTTTGCGCCGCTCACGGTGGCCGAGCACCTCGACATCGCTGACCGCCTGGGCCGCAAGGGTGAGTGGACTCGCGCCCGGGTGATCGACCTGCTGCCCCGACTCGGCGAGCGTCTCGGCAACCGCGGTGACCAGCTCTCCGGTGGTGAGCAACAGATGCTGGCCATCGCGCGAGCACTGTTGACCAACCCCACCGTGCTCCTGCTCGATGAACCGTCCGACGGGCTGGCGCCCGCGGTCGTGCAACAGGTCGGCGAGGTCGTGCGGGAGGTGTGTGCCGCGGGCATGTCAGCCCTGGTCGTCGAGCAAAACCTGCGGCTGGGCCTGTCCGTCGCGGACAGGGTCGTCGTCATGCAGAAGGGATCGGTCCACTGGGACGCGTCAGTCGATGAGTTCCGTCGCAACAGGGCTCGTGCAGAGCAGCTGCTCGGGATCTAG
- a CDS encoding ABC transporter ATP-binding protein, translating to MTAGGPVTGAAAAPALSVEGLSRHFGSLKAVEDVTFEVRAGTRHALIGPNGAGKSTLFALIAGALPATAGTVRLHGDDVTALPEHARAHRGLVRTFQHSSLFLSATARENVLMAVQRRHGVQARPWGAVTRRRGLLEEADEILRQFHLLDRASAGAGALSHGERRQLEVAVALATSPSVLLLDEPAAGMSPADTQAFQEVVLALPREVTVLLVEHDLDLVFGVAERVSVLHLGEHLITGDPAEVRASEAVQRAYLGAEDTSDLFVEEAP from the coding sequence ATGACGGCGGGGGGACCGGTGACCGGCGCCGCTGCCGCGCCAGCTCTGAGCGTGGAGGGGCTGAGCCGGCACTTCGGCAGCCTGAAGGCCGTGGAGGACGTCACCTTTGAGGTCCGTGCTGGCACGCGGCATGCCCTGATCGGCCCCAACGGCGCGGGCAAGTCCACGCTCTTCGCGCTCATCGCCGGTGCCCTGCCTGCGACGGCCGGGACGGTGCGGCTGCACGGTGACGATGTGACCGCACTGCCCGAGCATGCCCGGGCCCACCGCGGGCTCGTGCGCACCTTCCAACACTCCTCCCTGTTCCTGTCGGCGACCGCTCGGGAGAATGTCCTGATGGCCGTCCAGCGCCGCCACGGCGTTCAGGCCAGGCCCTGGGGCGCGGTCACCCGACGGAGGGGCCTCCTGGAGGAAGCCGACGAGATCCTGAGGCAGTTCCACCTGCTTGACCGGGCCAGCGCCGGGGCCGGTGCGCTGTCCCACGGTGAACGGCGTCAGCTTGAGGTCGCGGTCGCGCTCGCGACCTCACCCTCCGTGCTGCTGCTCGACGAGCCGGCCGCTGGGATGTCGCCCGCCGACACGCAGGCCTTCCAGGAGGTTGTGCTCGCATTGCCGCGCGAGGTCACCGTGCTCCTGGTGGAGCACGACCTGGACCTGGTCTTCGGCGTGGCCGAGCGGGTGAGCGTGCTTCACCTCGGTGAGCACCTGATCACGGGGGATCCCGCGGAGGTGCGCGCCAGTGAGGCGGTCCAGCGTGCCTATCTGGGCGCCGAGGACACCTCAGACCTGTTCGTGGAGGAGGCACCATGA
- a CDS encoding branched-chain amino acid ABC transporter permease codes for MSAVTQGAAAPAPDRSHGPSRRPLPIRQSLVVGLVVLVLLMVPWVFDAFTVSTFTRALVFAVLAMAVNLLTGIAGMPTLGQAAYFGVGAYTGALVSIHWSELGVIQLLLATLAGVVAALLTGPLAIRGRGVAFLMITLAIGEIGYSAAGRLDWVTGGTDGLSGILPVVLLPGGEGLVNEGLIYYYVLVVAALAYVGVGVLLRSPFGLTLRGLRDNEARLRAVGYRTNTYALGVYVCAGGLAALAGSLWTSSQRFVAPGDMGFDIAALALLAVIVGGVGSMWGACLGAAVVVFTRDYFGQIISGHAPLLLGILFVLAVYLLPKGIAGGRAQWRSLFPRSRAETTPEEAT; via the coding sequence ATGAGTGCCGTCACGCAGGGTGCCGCGGCCCCTGCGCCGGACCGGTCGCACGGGCCGTCCCGGCGGCCGCTGCCGATCCGGCAGTCGCTGGTGGTCGGCCTCGTCGTGCTGGTCCTGCTCATGGTGCCGTGGGTCTTCGACGCCTTCACCGTGAGCACCTTCACCCGTGCCCTGGTCTTTGCTGTCCTGGCGATGGCGGTCAACCTGCTCACCGGCATCGCCGGGATGCCAACGCTCGGCCAGGCCGCCTATTTCGGCGTGGGGGCCTACACCGGGGCGCTCGTGTCAATCCACTGGTCCGAGCTGGGCGTCATCCAACTGCTGCTGGCGACGTTGGCTGGGGTCGTGGCCGCTCTGCTGACCGGGCCGTTGGCCATCCGCGGTCGGGGTGTCGCGTTCTTGATGATCACCCTGGCGATCGGAGAGATCGGCTACAGCGCGGCCGGACGACTCGACTGGGTGACCGGCGGCACCGACGGACTCAGCGGCATCCTGCCCGTTGTCCTCCTGCCGGGAGGCGAGGGCCTGGTCAACGAGGGCCTCATTTACTACTACGTCCTGGTGGTGGCCGCCCTGGCCTATGTCGGGGTCGGGGTCCTGCTGCGCTCACCCTTTGGTCTGACGCTGCGCGGCCTGCGTGACAACGAGGCCAGGCTCCGTGCGGTGGGATATCGCACCAACACCTATGCGCTGGGCGTCTATGTGTGTGCCGGTGGCCTGGCCGCGCTGGCCGGGTCGTTGTGGACCTCATCGCAACGGTTCGTGGCACCCGGCGACATGGGCTTTGACATCGCTGCGCTGGCACTGCTCGCGGTCATCGTCGGTGGCGTGGGATCCATGTGGGGGGCCTGCCTGGGCGCCGCCGTCGTGGTGTTCACCCGCGACTATTTCGGTCAGATCATCTCTGGGCACGCCCCGCTCCTGCTCGGGATCCTGTTTGTCCTCGCCGTCTATCTGCTGCCCAAGGGCATCGCGGGTGGGCGGGCCCAGTGGCGCTCCCTGTTTCCCAGGAGTCGCGCCGAGACGACACCGGAGGAGGCCACATGA
- a CDS encoding branched-chain amino acid ABC transporter permease: MIGWFNSHLVSMVDGVAYGLLLFTLAVGLSLVFGMMDVLNLAHGTLYLVGAYVAYALSDGSWLGLLIALVVGLVVGLLGGGLLAAAVAPLQGRGHLDQAALTLGISLIAAEVLVMIFGGEVLPTAPPVALSASVSVLGHTYPVYRLVFIGVATALAALVYLAFERSSIGALVRATVADRDMVRAMGVDTRKVLFGVFGFGAALAAIGGVLGAPIIAPGPGIDERVLVLSLVVVVIGGLGSVRGALIGALLIGQVQTLGVALVPSYAPFLLFGAMLLVLALRPQGLFAPARA; this comes from the coding sequence ATGATCGGATGGTTCAACTCCCACCTCGTCAGCATGGTCGACGGGGTGGCCTACGGGCTGCTGCTCTTCACACTGGCGGTCGGGCTGTCGCTCGTCTTCGGCATGATGGACGTGCTCAATCTCGCGCACGGCACCCTCTACCTGGTCGGCGCCTATGTCGCCTACGCCCTGTCCGACGGCAGCTGGCTCGGCCTGCTGATCGCCCTCGTGGTCGGGCTGGTCGTCGGTCTGCTGGGTGGGGGGCTGCTTGCCGCGGCGGTCGCACCGCTGCAGGGGCGCGGGCACCTCGACCAGGCGGCCCTCACCCTCGGCATCTCCCTGATCGCCGCCGAGGTGCTGGTGATGATCTTCGGTGGCGAGGTGCTCCCCACGGCACCGCCGGTGGCGCTGTCTGCCTCGGTGTCGGTCCTCGGGCACACCTATCCCGTCTATCGGCTCGTCTTCATCGGCGTCGCAACGGCGCTCGCGGCGCTCGTCTATCTCGCCTTTGAGCGCTCCTCGATCGGCGCCCTGGTCCGCGCGACCGTCGCGGATCGGGACATGGTGCGCGCGATGGGAGTCGACACCCGCAAGGTGCTCTTCGGGGTCTTCGGGTTCGGTGCTGCTCTTGCCGCGATCGGCGGAGTGCTCGGCGCGCCCATCATCGCGCCCGGGCCCGGCATCGACGAGCGGGTGCTCGTCCTCTCACTCGTGGTCGTGGTCATCGGTGGCCTCGGCTCGGTTCGTGGCGCGCTCATCGGCGCCCTGCTGATCGGGCAGGTGCAGACTCTGGGCGTGGCGCTCGTGCCGTCCTATGCGCCGTTCCTGCTGTTCGGCGCGATGCTGCTCGTCCTCGCCCTGCGTCCGCAGGGCCTCTTCGCACCGGCGCGCGCATGA
- a CDS encoding ABC transporter substrate-binding protein, with the protein MTARRTPQLIALTAAGALALSACGGGTLGGGDDDAAAEGPIKIGLLVPQSGVYKSLGDDMKAGFELYLEEHDDTLGGAEIEVILADEGETADSGKAAADKLVKQDEVTVVTGVVSSAVINGVVDLFETNKIPLVGSNASPTTLTDATYVWRTSYVNDEPGKALGAYVAENVDGSVYFLAADYQAGLDEVTGFKSTFEPAGGETADEVYTPFPGTTNFQPFLANAKSSGAEALFSFYAGGAAVEFVKQYDQFGLKGEVDHYSAGFLTEGGVLDGQGASAEGTFTAMNYNYDLDNEINAAFVEAYEAKTDRLPTTYAMASYDAAKVLDLAIEASGGVADGDAINTALGEIEEIESPRGTWTWSDIGTPVQQWYLREVQEVDGTLQNVVIQELGEL; encoded by the coding sequence ATGACCGCACGACGCACACCACAACTGATCGCCCTGACTGCTGCCGGCGCGCTCGCTCTGAGCGCCTGCGGCGGTGGCACCCTCGGCGGGGGCGATGATGACGCCGCGGCAGAGGGACCGATCAAGATCGGTCTGCTGGTCCCGCAGTCCGGCGTCTACAAGAGCCTCGGCGACGATATGAAAGCAGGCTTCGAGCTCTACCTCGAAGAGCACGATGACACGCTCGGTGGCGCCGAGATCGAGGTGATCCTGGCCGACGAGGGCGAGACAGCCGACTCCGGCAAGGCAGCCGCCGACAAGCTCGTCAAGCAGGACGAGGTCACCGTCGTGACGGGGGTGGTCAGCTCGGCGGTGATCAACGGTGTGGTCGACCTGTTCGAGACCAACAAGATCCCGCTGGTCGGCTCCAACGCCTCGCCCACGACGCTCACCGACGCGACCTACGTCTGGCGCACGTCCTATGTCAACGATGAGCCGGGCAAGGCGCTGGGCGCCTACGTCGCCGAGAACGTCGACGGCAGCGTCTACTTCCTGGCAGCTGACTATCAGGCCGGGCTGGATGAGGTCACCGGCTTCAAGAGCACCTTCGAGCCCGCAGGCGGCGAGACAGCCGACGAGGTCTACACCCCGTTCCCGGGGACCACGAACTTCCAGCCGTTCCTGGCCAACGCCAAGTCGTCGGGGGCGGAGGCGCTGTTCAGCTTCTATGCCGGCGGCGCGGCCGTCGAGTTCGTCAAGCAGTACGACCAGTTCGGGCTCAAGGGCGAGGTCGACCACTATTCGGCCGGCTTCCTCACCGAGGGTGGGGTCCTGGACGGTCAGGGCGCCTCCGCCGAGGGCACATTCACGGCGATGAACTACAACTACGACCTGGACAACGAGATCAACGCCGCGTTCGTCGAGGCCTATGAGGCCAAGACCGACCGCCTGCCCACGACCTATGCGATGGCCTCCTATGACGCCGCCAAGGTGCTGGACCTGGCGATCGAGGCGTCGGGCGGCGTGGCCGACGGCGACGCCATCAACACCGCCCTGGGCGAGATCGAGGAGATCGAGTCTCCCCGCGGGACCTGGACCTGGTCAGACATCGGCACCCCCGTGCAGCAGTGGTATCTGCGGGAGGTCCAGGAGGTCGACGGCACGCTGCAGAACGTTGTGATCCAGGAGCTTGGCGAGCTGTGA
- a CDS encoding RidA family protein codes for MIERVNPPELGTPRGFSHAVVGTGTMVLLAGQTALNPEGRIVGEDVVEQFEQALSSLLTSLRAAGGTPEDLASLTVYIVDMDDYKARSRDIGGVWKRLIGSHYPAMAGVGVSRLWDIEALIEVQGVAILPE; via the coding sequence ATGATCGAGCGCGTGAACCCCCCAGAGCTGGGCACCCCCAGAGGCTTCAGCCACGCCGTGGTCGGCACCGGCACAATGGTGCTCCTGGCCGGTCAGACGGCCCTGAACCCCGAGGGTCGCATCGTCGGCGAGGACGTGGTGGAGCAGTTCGAGCAGGCGTTGTCCAGCCTGCTCACCTCGCTGCGGGCTGCCGGGGGCACCCCGGAGGATCTTGCGTCACTGACCGTCTACATCGTGGACATGGATGACTACAAGGCACGCTCGCGTGACATCGGCGGGGTCTGGAAGCGGCTCATCGGCAGCCACTATCCCGCGATGGCCGGTGTCGGGGTGAGTCGCCTCTGGGACATCGAGGCCCTGATCGAGGTGCAGGGCGTGGCGATCCTGCCCGAGTGA
- a CDS encoding SDR family NAD(P)-dependent oxidoreductase, whose protein sequence is MSERENQPVALITGAGRGIGRAVAVTLSEQGYAVALTSRSVEQLEEVAAVCPGPSMVVPSDLTDPGAADQLVTRIEQEWSAPEVVVANAGAGVSASVQKTTDEQWQQMLDLNLTAPFRLLRRTIPAMKAAEHGRIVVVASVAAKIGEPYISAYTASKHGVLGLVRSAAAELARSGVTVNAVCPGYVDTPMTDATVQGIVDKTGRTAQEARALLEAKQPNHRLVTVDEVALAVLACVHNGALTGQGINIDGGAVQS, encoded by the coding sequence GTGTCGGAACGAGAAAATCAGCCTGTTGCCCTGATCACCGGAGCGGGGCGTGGCATCGGCCGCGCGGTCGCGGTCACCCTCAGTGAGCAGGGGTATGCCGTGGCGCTCACCTCCCGCAGTGTCGAGCAGCTCGAGGAGGTGGCGGCGGTGTGCCCCGGGCCGAGCATGGTGGTCCCCTCAGACCTGACCGATCCTGGCGCGGCGGACCAGCTCGTGACGAGGATCGAGCAGGAGTGGTCGGCACCGGAGGTGGTGGTCGCCAATGCCGGTGCCGGTGTCTCTGCCTCCGTGCAGAAGACCACTGACGAGCAGTGGCAGCAGATGCTGGACCTCAATCTCACCGCACCCTTTCGCCTGCTGCGCCGCACGATCCCGGCGATGAAGGCGGCCGAGCACGGCCGCATCGTGGTCGTCGCCTCGGTCGCTGCCAAGATCGGCGAGCCCTACATCTCGGCCTACACCGCCAGCAAGCACGGCGTGCTGGGGCTGGTCCGCTCCGCCGCAGCAGAGCTGGCCCGCTCCGGAGTGACCGTCAATGCGGTCTGCCCCGGCTATGTGGACACCCCGATGACCGACGCCACGGTGCAGGGCATCGTGGACAAGACCGGGCGCACCGCCCAGGAGGCACGAGCGCTGCTCGAGGCCAAGCAACCCAACCACCGCCTGGTCACGGTCGACGAGGTCGCCCTGGCCGTCCTGGCCTGCGTGCACAACGGCGCACTGACCGGGCAGGGCATCAACATCGACGGAGGAGCAGTCCAGTCATGA